Genomic segment of Sphingopyxis lindanitolerans:
AGCCGGGCGGCGTTGGTCGCGAACCGCGGATCGCCGCCCCATTCGGGCACCCCCAGGATCGCGCACAGCTTGCGATACTGGCCATCGTTGCCGACCGCGATCACGAGCTGCCCGTCGGCGGTCGCAAACACCTGATAGGGCACGACATTGACATGCGCATTGCCCATCCGCTTCGGCACCACTCCGCTCGCCAGATAATTGGCGGCCTGGTTCGCGAGCACCGCGACCTGCGCGTCGAGCAGCGCCATGTCGATATGCGCGCCCCCACCCTTGTCCTCTCCGGTGACGTCACGACGTCGCAGCGCGGCCAGGATCGCGACGGTCGCATACATGCCGGTAAAGATGTCGGCATAGGCGATTCCCGCCTTTTGCGGCGCGCCGTCGGGCTCGCCGGTCAGCGACATGAAGCCGCTCATCGCCTGGACGATATAATCATAGCCCGCACGGTGCGCATAAGGCCCGGTCTGGCCGAAGCCGGTGATCGAACAGACGATCAGCCGCGGGAAATCGGCGCGCAGCCGCGCCGGGTCGAGCCCATATTTGACGAGGCCGCCGACCTTGTAATTCTCGATCACCACATCGGCGCCCGCCAGCAGCGCGCGCACCTCGGCCTGACCCTCCGCGCTTGCGATATCGATCGCGACGCTCCGCTTGCCGCGGTTGCAGCTGTGATAATAGGCCGCGCTCAGATTGGACCCGTCGGCGCCGGTAACAAAAGGCGGGCCCCATTCGCGCGTGTCGTCGCCGCCCCCCGGCCGCTCGACCTTGACCACCTCGGCGCCGAGGTCGGCGAGCAATTGCCCGCTCCACGGCCCCGCGAGCACGCGCGCGAGTTCGACGACGCGCAGGCCTTCGAGGGGTTTCATCATCTCAGGAAAAAGCGCTGATGCCGGTGATCGCGCGGCCGAGGATCAGCGCATGGACGTCGTGCGTGCCCTCATAGGTGTTCACCGTCTCCAGGTTCACCGCGTGACGGATGACATGATAATCGGCCGAAATGCCGTTGCCGCCGTGCATGTCGCGTGCGACGCGCGCGATATCGAGCGCCTTGCCGCAATTGTTGCGCTTGAGCAGGCTGATCGCATCGGGAATCAGGCGGCCATCGTCGATGAGGCGCCCGACGCGCAGCGCGGCCTGCAAGCCCATCGCGATGTCGGTGAGCATGTTGGCGAGCTTGAGTTGGACGATCTGATTCGCCGCGAGCGGGCGCCCGAACTGCTTGCGCTCGAGCGTGTAGCCGCGCGCCGCTTCATAGCAGAATTCGGCCGCGCCCATCGCGCCCCAGCCGATGCCGTAGCGCGCGCGGTTGAGGCAACCGAACGGCCCTTTCAGCCCCGACACATGCGGCAGCAGCGCATCCTCGCCGACCTCGACCCCGTCCATCACGATCTCGCCGGTGATCGAGGCACGCAGGCTCACCTTGCCCTCGATCTTCGGCGCCGACAGTCCCTTCATGCCCTTTTCGAGCAGGAAACCGCGGATCGCGCCGTCATGCGCGTCGGATTTCGCCCAGACGACGAAAACGTCGGCGATCGGCGCATTGGTGATCCACATCTTCGCGCCCTTGAGGCGATAGCCGCCCGCGATCTTTTCGGCGCGGGTGCGCATCCCGCCCGGATCGCTGCCGGCGTCGGGTTCGGTGAGGCCGAAGCAGCCGACAAGCTCGCCCGAGATCAGGCCGGGCAGAAATTTGCGCTTCTGTTCGTCGCTGCCATAGGCGTTGATCGGATGGATCACGAGCGAGCTTTGCACCGAGCAGGCCGACCGATAGCCCGAATCGATCCGCTCGACCTCGCGCGCGATCAGCCCATAGCTGACATAGTTCAGCCCGGCGCCGCCATATGCGGGATCGATCGTCGCGCCGAGCAGGCCGAGCGCGCCCATTTCGGACATGATCGCACGGTCGAACCGCTCTTCGAGAAAGGCCGAGGTGACACGTGGCAGCAGCTC
This window contains:
- a CDS encoding CaiB/BaiF CoA transferase family protein; translation: MMKPLEGLRVVELARVLAGPWSGQLLADLGAEVVKVERPGGGDDTREWGPPFVTGADGSNLSAAYYHSCNRGKRSVAIDIASAEGQAEVRALLAGADVVIENYKVGGLVKYGLDPARLRADFPRLIVCSITGFGQTGPYAHRAGYDYIVQAMSGFMSLTGEPDGAPQKAGIAYADIFTGMYATVAILAALRRRDVTGEDKGGGAHIDMALLDAQVAVLANQAANYLASGVVPKRMGNAHVNVVPYQVFATADGQLVIAVGNDGQYRKLCAILGVPEWGGDPRFATNAARLANRAELIPLLAAKIAGWDAQPLSLALEADGVPAGPINDLAGVFADPQVAARGMRFRPEGAAIDGVASPIVIDGERMVAATGAPPLSA
- a CDS encoding acyl-CoA dehydrogenase produces the protein MALADPQRIEALDPFDPLQLADQLSEEERMIQGAARAYAEGELLPRVTSAFLEERFDRAIMSEMGALGLLGATIDPAYGGAGLNYVSYGLIAREVERIDSGYRSACSVQSSLVIHPINAYGSDEQKRKFLPGLISGELVGCFGLTEPDAGSDPGGMRTRAEKIAGGYRLKGAKMWITNAPIADVFVVWAKSDAHDGAIRGFLLEKGMKGLSAPKIEGKVSLRASITGEIVMDGVEVGEDALLPHVSGLKGPFGCLNRARYGIGWGAMGAAEFCYEAARGYTLERKQFGRPLAANQIVQLKLANMLTDIAMGLQAALRVGRLIDDGRLIPDAISLLKRNNCGKALDIARVARDMHGGNGISADYHVIRHAVNLETVNTYEGTHDVHALILGRAITGISAFS